In Chloroflexota bacterium, one genomic interval encodes:
- the aroC gene encoding chorismate synthase, with product MFTTRLRFLTAGESHGPELTAILEGLPAGLRLDMEALNHELARRQQGYGAGPRMKMERDQAQILSGVMAGETIGAPLAMRIANLNHEKWLGQAIDPFTAPRPGHADLTAAIKYGYRDLRPSLERASARETAARVAAGAVCKHLLAEFGVKIIGYVRAIGEVKADIESIPLENRAAQAEASDVRCPDPVSAEAMRTRIRQIMEQRDTLGGVIEVVALNLPPGLGSHVHWDRKLEARLGAAVLGVQAIKGVEFGPAFENTRLPGTQAHDAISLTPGTSPSRDEAELSRPSNHAGGIEGGISNGQPLIIRVAMKPIATTLTPQQTVDLADGQPHPTQYERSDFCPVPRAVPIIEAVVAFILADALLEKLGGDSLAEMRPRFNALRRARLEDLPMDNTPHTWWPA from the coding sequence ATGTTTACAACACGATTGCGATTTTTGACTGCTGGCGAATCCCACGGCCCCGAATTAACTGCTATTCTCGAAGGGCTGCCCGCTGGTTTGCGCCTGGATATGGAAGCCCTCAATCATGAACTGGCTCGCCGTCAGCAGGGCTATGGGGCTGGCCCGCGCATGAAAATGGAGCGCGACCAGGCGCAAATTCTCAGCGGCGTGATGGCGGGCGAAACCATCGGCGCGCCGCTTGCGATGCGTATAGCCAATTTGAATCACGAGAAATGGCTGGGGCAGGCCATTGACCCTTTCACCGCGCCGCGCCCCGGGCATGCCGACCTGACCGCAGCGATCAAATATGGTTACCGCGACCTGCGCCCTTCGTTGGAGCGCGCTTCGGCTCGTGAGACGGCTGCCCGCGTGGCGGCAGGTGCGGTGTGCAAGCATTTGTTGGCCGAATTCGGGGTGAAGATTATCGGTTATGTGCGCGCCATTGGGGAAGTTAAAGCCGATATTGAGAGCATCCCGCTCGAAAACCGCGCCGCCCAGGCTGAAGCCAGCGATGTGCGTTGCCCCGATCCCGTCTCCGCCGAAGCCATGCGCACCCGTATCCGTCAGATTATGGAGCAGCGCGATACTCTCGGCGGGGTGATTGAAGTTGTAGCCCTCAACCTGCCGCCCGGCCTGGGTTCACACGTTCATTGGGATCGCAAGCTCGAAGCCCGTTTGGGCGCGGCGGTGCTGGGTGTGCAGGCTATTAAAGGTGTCGAGTTCGGCCCGGCTTTCGAAAATACTCGTCTTCCTGGCACACAGGCCCATGATGCGATTTCCCTTACCCCTGGAACATCTCCCTCGCGGGACGAGGCGGAATTATCCCGCCCCAGCAACCACGCCGGGGGCATCGAGGGCGGCATTAGCAATGGGCAGCCGCTTATCATTCGGGTGGCGATGAAACCCATTGCGACCACACTGACCCCGCAGCAAACTGTCGATCTTGCCGACGGTCAGCCGCACCCCACACAGTACGAGCGCTCCGACTTTTGCCCCGTGCCGCGCGCTGTGCCGATTATTGAGGCTGTCGTTGCCTTTATCCTGGCTGATGCGCTGCTCGAAAAACTGGGTGGCGACTCGCTGGCCGAAATGAGACCGCGCTTCAATGCCCTGCGTCGGGCGCGTCTCGAAGACCTTCCAATGGACAACACCCCTCACACCTGGTGGCCTGCATGA
- the aroB gene encoding 3-dehydroquinate synthase has product MSNSTFNLQPSTVLLYGPSGSGKSTIGRLLAENLNLSFVDLDVEIEARSGMLVPEIFASQGEARFREWERTTLELILASDEQVIALGGGALTVPETRQLAERAGDVILLHAAPDALLARLQADDDPRPLLAPSPLAPLPEGEVKASAEKLESMLARRSGHYESFERKLDTTHLSPEESTWELQIKLGRYHLKAMSPAYDVRVQPGGLDELGVLMQARGLNGPVAVVTDENVGGLYLPRVLESLQKSGYEARGITIPAGETYKTLETVSQLWDGFLSAKIERRSTVVGLGGGVVGDLAGFAAATFLRGVPWVAVPTSLLAMVDASMGGKTGADLPQGKNLIGAFHPPRLVLADPEVLATLPEEELRSGMGEVVKHGVIADAKLFEICRNFRGLTDLGGLLVSRAMAVKIRVIEQDPFERGIRAALNLGHTIGHAVELVSGFELRHGEAVAIGTVAEARLAEQIGLAESGLANKIAAVLQAVGLPTEIPPELDRDALIHAMQYDKKKSGGAVKFALPAAIGDVRVGIEAADMGIAQVIARCTTMERG; this is encoded by the coding sequence ATGAGCAATTCAACTTTTAACCTTCAACCTTCAACCGTTTTACTCTACGGCCCTTCGGGTTCGGGTAAAAGCACCATTGGCCGTTTGCTGGCCGAAAATTTAAACTTGTCCTTTGTTGATTTAGATGTGGAAATCGAAGCTCGCAGCGGGATGCTGGTCCCCGAGATTTTCGCATCCCAGGGCGAAGCGCGTTTTCGAGAGTGGGAACGAACGACTTTGGAGCTGATCCTGGCATCCGATGAACAGGTGATTGCCCTCGGGGGCGGCGCGCTGACCGTGCCCGAAACGCGTCAACTGGCTGAGCGCGCCGGAGATGTGATCCTACTCCACGCCGCGCCGGATGCACTACTGGCGCGCCTGCAAGCGGATGATGATCCACGCCCGCTATTAGCCCCCTCACCCCTGGCTCCACTTCCTGAGGGAGAAGTGAAAGCAAGTGCGGAAAAATTGGAATCTATGCTCGCCCGACGCAGCGGACATTACGAATCCTTCGAACGCAAACTCGATACCACGCATCTCAGTCCGGAAGAATCTACCTGGGAACTTCAGATCAAGTTGGGGCGTTACCATCTCAAGGCCATGTCCCCGGCCTATGATGTACGCGTCCAGCCCGGCGGGTTGGATGAACTCGGCGTGCTGATGCAAGCGCGCGGCCTGAACGGCCCGGTGGCGGTTGTCACGGATGAAAATGTCGGGGGGTTGTACCTGCCTCGGGTACTGGAATCCCTTCAAAAATCCGGCTACGAAGCGCGCGGAATCACGATTCCCGCTGGGGAGACGTACAAAACCCTGGAAACGGTATCCCAACTCTGGGACGGGTTTTTATCCGCAAAAATCGAACGCCGCAGCACCGTGGTGGGTTTGGGCGGTGGGGTGGTCGGCGATCTGGCCGGGTTCGCCGCCGCGACTTTTTTGCGCGGTGTACCTTGGGTGGCCGTGCCAACCTCGCTGCTGGCGATGGTAGATGCCAGCATGGGCGGCAAAACTGGCGCCGACCTGCCGCAAGGCAAAAACCTGATCGGCGCTTTCCACCCGCCGCGGCTGGTGCTGGCCGACCCCGAAGTGTTGGCGACCCTGCCTGAAGAAGAACTGCGCTCCGGGATGGGGGAAGTGGTTAAACATGGTGTCATTGCGGATGCTAAATTGTTCGAGATTTGCCGAAACTTTCGAGGTCTCACTGACCTCGGAGGTTTGCTCGTCAGCCGGGCGATGGCGGTGAAAATCCGCGTTATCGAGCAAGACCCCTTCGAGCGCGGCATCCGGGCGGCGCTGAATTTAGGGCATACCATCGGGCATGCCGTTGAACTGGTTTCGGGCTTTGAACTACGCCACGGAGAAGCGGTGGCGATTGGCACGGTGGCCGAAGCGCGCCTGGCCGAACAGATTGGCCTGGCCGAGTCCGGTTTGGCCAATAAGATAGCTGCTGTGCTGCAAGCCGTCGGGCTGCCCACGGAAATTCCCCCTGAACTTGATCGGGATGCCCTCATCCACGCCATGCAATACGATAAGAAAAAATCTGGCGGCGCGGTGAAATTTGCCCTGCCCGCGGCGATAGGGGATGTGCGCGTGGGGATAGAAGCAGCGGATATGGGTATTGCTCAGGTTATAGCCAGATGCACGACAATGGAACGCGGATGA
- a CDS encoding aminotransferase class I/II-fold pyridoxal phosphate-dependent enzyme, with translation MTNPTDKLSPNYFATLSARVAELCAAGYDVIRLDIGSPDLPPAAHIVEALTRSARDSTSHGYQPLSGSSEIRRAWAQLYQNQHGVKLNPDDLLPLLGSKEGVFHLSLAILNPEDVVLVPDPGYQTYAQGARFAGAEPVNFPLLPENGFLPDLDAIPAEIACRAKLMWLNYPNNPTAAVANLEFFARAVQFARRNQILLVHDAAYTQITFDGWRAPSILEVPGAADVAVELNTLSKSHNMAGWRLGVAAGNRVAIGALRKLKTHADSGHFLPIQEGAVAALTGDQGWLAKRNAVYQARRDVTMNALQSVGLQPHASKASLYIWCPIPEGWRSMDFALHILNTAHVSVTPGTIFGPRGEGYFRLSLVQPEEVIEAAMQRMKNLLKVAC, from the coding sequence ATGACGAATCCGACTGACAAACTTTCCCCAAATTATTTCGCCACCCTCAGCGCCCGCGTGGCCGAATTGTGCGCCGCCGGATATGATGTCATCCGTCTGGATATTGGCTCGCCAGATTTACCGCCTGCCGCGCATATTGTGGAAGCACTGACTCGCTCGGCGCGTGATTCGACCAGTCATGGCTATCAACCCCTCAGCGGATCGTCGGAAATCCGTCGGGCGTGGGCGCAGCTTTACCAGAATCAGCATGGAGTAAAACTCAATCCCGATGATCTGCTGCCCCTCCTGGGGTCGAAAGAAGGCGTCTTCCATCTTTCGCTGGCAATTCTCAATCCGGAGGATGTGGTTTTGGTTCCTGATCCCGGCTATCAAACCTACGCTCAGGGTGCGCGTTTTGCCGGAGCTGAGCCGGTCAACTTTCCGCTGCTCCCCGAAAACGGCTTTTTGCCTGATTTAGACGCCATCCCTGCCGAGATCGCCTGCCGCGCCAAATTGATGTGGTTGAACTATCCCAACAATCCCACTGCCGCCGTTGCCAATCTGGAATTTTTTGCCCGCGCCGTGCAGTTCGCCCGCCGCAACCAGATTTTGCTGGTGCATGATGCGGCCTACACCCAGATCACCTTTGACGGCTGGCGCGCACCCAGCATTTTAGAAGTACCGGGCGCGGCGGATGTGGCTGTGGAACTTAACACGCTTTCGAAATCGCATAATATGGCTGGCTGGCGGTTGGGGGTGGCGGCGGGCAACAGAGTGGCCATCGGTGCATTGCGCAAGCTAAAAACACATGCCGATAGCGGCCATTTTTTACCCATTCAAGAGGGTGCCGTTGCCGCCCTGACCGGCGACCAGGGCTGGCTGGCCAAGCGCAATGCTGTGTATCAGGCGCGTCGTGACGTTACCATGAACGCCCTGCAAAGTGTGGGTTTGCAGCCGCACGCGTCGAAAGCCTCGCTCTATATCTGGTGTCCGATTCCGGAGGGCTGGCGTTCGATGGATTTTGCCTTGCATATTTTAAACACTGCCCATGTCAGCGTGACGCCCGGAACCATCTTTGGCCCGCGTGGCGAAGGCTATTTTCGCTTATCGTTGGTGCAGCCGGAAGAAGTGATCGAGGCGGCGATGCAGCGAATGAAAAATCTATTGAAAGTTGCATGTTGA
- the aroQ gene encoding type II 3-dehydroquinate dehydratase, which translates to MLKILILHGPNLNLLGLREPDIYGARTLDDINARLVDLGAELGVEVRAFQSNSEGALIDALHDARGWASGVVFNPGAYTHTSVALRDAIAAIEIPVVEVHLSNVYAREEFRHKSLLAPVCLGKISGFGWESYALGLRGLASKLDGRDAIR; encoded by the coding sequence ATGTTAAAAATTCTCATTTTACATGGCCCCAACTTAAACTTACTCGGTCTGCGCGAGCCGGATATTTATGGAGCGCGGACATTGGATGACATCAACGCGCGTTTGGTTGATCTGGGCGCGGAATTGGGCGTCGAAGTGCGTGCATTTCAGTCGAACAGCGAAGGGGCGCTGATTGATGCTCTGCATGATGCCCGCGGCTGGGCCTCGGGGGTGGTTTTCAACCCCGGGGCATATACCCACACCTCGGTAGCGCTGCGGGATGCTATCGCTGCCATCGAAATCCCGGTGGTTGAAGTGCATCTCTCGAATGTGTACGCCCGCGAAGAATTTCGGCACAAATCGCTGTTGGCCCCGGTTTGTCTGGGGAAAATCAGCGGCTTCGGCTGGGAGTCGTATGCCCTGGGGCTGCGGGGTCTCGCATCGAAACTGGATGGCCGAGACGCGATAAGATAA
- a CDS encoding isoprenylcysteine carboxylmethyltransferase family protein, producing the protein MNILKAVIFIFASVWIMWVSRAALKDPRSHGFYRFFAWEAILLLVLLNLNYWFVQPLAWHQLIAWTLLFISLYIVIEGFRLLRRGKSGESRRDDSLLEMEKTTELVTSGLYAYIRHPLYSSLLFLTWGTFFKHPNLTGFFLALLATVALALTAKVEEFENLQYFGDDYRVYRQRTKKFIPFFF; encoded by the coding sequence ATGAATATTCTCAAAGCTGTAATATTTATATTCGCCTCGGTGTGGATTATGTGGGTTTCGCGGGCCGCGCTCAAAGACCCGCGCTCGCATGGTTTTTATCGCTTCTTTGCCTGGGAAGCAATTTTGCTGCTTGTGCTGCTCAATCTGAATTACTGGTTTGTGCAGCCGTTGGCGTGGCATCAACTGATCGCCTGGACTTTGTTATTCATTTCGCTGTATATCGTTATCGAGGGCTTTCGCCTGTTGCGCCGCGGCAAATCGGGAGAATCTCGCCGGGATGATTCCCTGCTGGAGATGGAGAAAACCACCGAGTTGGTGACCAGCGGCCTGTATGCTTATATCCGCCACCCGTTGTATAGTTCGTTGCTATTTCTGACCTGGGGAACTTTTTTCAAGCATCCGAATCTGACAGGTTTCTTTCTGGCTTTGTTAGCAACGGTTGCGTTGGCGCTGACTGCCAAAGTGGAAGAGTTTGAAAATTTGCAATATTTTGGGGATGATTACAGAGTATACAGGCAGCGCACGAAAAAATTCATTCCGTTCTTTTTCTAA